The following are encoded together in the Bos taurus isolate L1 Dominette 01449 registration number 42190680 breed Hereford chromosome 17, ARS-UCD2.0, whole genome shotgun sequence genome:
- the SDS gene encoding L-serine dehydratase/L-threonine deaminase (The RefSeq protein has 1 substitution compared to this genomic sequence) — translation MMSGRPLHMETPVRDSMTLSKVAGTTAYLKLDSAQPSGSFKIRGIGHLCKMWAERGCEHFVCSSAGNAGMAAAYAARKLGIPSTIVVPSTTPALTIQRLKNEGATVKVVGETLDEAIRVAKDLEKNNSGWVYVPPFDDPLIWEGHSSIVKELKETMTEKPGAIVLAVGGGGLLCGVVQGLAEVGWRDVPVITMETIGAESFHASTKAGKLVTLPCITSVAKALGVTTVAAQAMKVYREHPIFSEVVSDQEAVAALEKFVDDEKILVEPACGAALAAVYSNVIQKLQGEGKLRTPLSSLVVIVCGGSNISLAQLVALKKQLGMDGLSQ, via the exons ATGATGTCAGGAAGACCCTTGCACATGGAAACTCCGGTCCGTGACAGCATGACTCTGTCTAAAGTGGCTGGCACCACGGTCTATCTCAAGCTAGACAGTGCCCAGCCCTCCGGCTCCTTCAAGATCCGGGGCATCGGACACCtctgcaaaatg TGGGCCGAGCGGGGCTGCGAGCATTTCGTCTGCTCCTCAG CGGGCAATGCAGGCATGGCAGCCGCCTATGCTGCCAGGAAGCTGGGCATCCCCTCCACGATTGTCGTGCCCAGCACCACGCCTGCCCTCACCATCCAGCGGCTCAAGAATGAGGGCGCCACGGTCAAAGTGGTGGGTGAG ACATTGGATGAGGCCATCAGAGTGGCCAAGGACCTGGAGAAAAACAACTCAGGCTGGGTCTATGTCCCCCCCTTTGACGACCCCCTCATCTG ggaaggcCACTCTTCCATCGTGAAGGAGCTGAAGGAGACGATGACCGAAAAGCCAGGGGCCATCGTGCTGGCAGTAGGGGGCGGAGGCCTCTTGTGCGGAGTGGTTCAGGGGCTGGCAGAGGTGGGCTGGAGGGACGTGCCCGTCATCACCATGGAGACCATCGGAGCAGAGAGCTTCCACGCTTCCACCAAGGCCGGCAAGCTCGTCACCCTGCCCTGCATTACCAG TGTTGCCAAAGCCCTGGGCGTGACCACCGTGGCAGCGCAGGCTATGAAGGTTTATCGGGAACATCCCATTTTCTCTGAAGTTGTCTCGGACCAGGAAGCTGTGGCCGCTCTTGAGAAGTTTGTGG ATGATGAGAAGATCCTGGTGGAGCCCGCCTGTGGGGCCGCCCTGGCCGCCGTCTACAGCAACGTGATTCAGAAGCTGCAAGGAGAGGGGAAACTCCGCACCCCGCTGTCCTCCCTCGTGGTCATTGTTTGTGGGGGCAGCAACATCAGCCTGGCGCAGCTGGTGGCGCTCAAGAAGCAGCTGGGCATGGACGGGCTGTCCCAGTGA
- the SDS gene encoding L-serine dehydratase/L-threonine deaminase isoform X1 → MMSGRPLHMETPVRDSMTLSKVAGTTVYLKLDSAQPSGSFKIRGIGHLCKMWAERGCEHFVCSSAGNAGMAAAYAARKLGIPSTIVVPSTTPALTIQRLKNEGATVKVVGETLDEAIRVAKDLEKNNSGWVYVPPFDDPLIWEGHSSIVKELKETMTEKPGAIVLAVGGGGLLCGVVQGLAEVGWRDVPVITMETIGAESFHASTKAGKLVTLPCITSVAKALGVTTVAAQAMKVYREHPIFSEVVSDQEAVAALEKFVDDEKILVEPACGAALAAVYSNVIQKLQGEGKLRTPLSSLVVIVCGGSNISLAQLVALKKQLGMDGLSQ, encoded by the exons ATGATGTCAGGAAGACCCTTGCACATGGAAACTCCGGTCCGTGACAGCATGACTCTGTCTAAAGTGGCTGGCACCACGGTCTATCTCAAGCTAGACAGTGCCCAGCCCTCCGGCTCCTTCAAGATCCGGGGCATCGGACACCtctgcaaaatg TGGGCCGAGCGGGGCTGCGAGCATTTCGTCTGCTCCTCAG CGGGCAATGCAGGCATGGCAGCCGCCTATGCTGCCAGGAAGCTGGGCATCCCCTCCACGATTGTCGTGCCCAGCACCACGCCTGCCCTCACCATCCAGCGGCTCAAGAATGAGGGCGCCACGGTCAAAGTGGTGGGTGAG ACATTGGATGAGGCCATCAGAGTGGCCAAGGACCTGGAGAAAAACAACTCAGGCTGGGTCTATGTCCCCCCCTTTGACGACCCCCTCATCTG ggaaggcCACTCTTCCATCGTGAAGGAGCTGAAGGAGACGATGACCGAAAAGCCAGGGGCCATCGTGCTGGCAGTAGGGGGCGGAGGCCTCTTGTGCGGAGTGGTTCAGGGGCTGGCAGAGGTGGGCTGGAGGGACGTGCCCGTCATCACCATGGAGACCATCGGAGCAGAGAGCTTCCACGCTTCCACCAAGGCCGGCAAGCTCGTCACCCTGCCCTGCATTACCAG TGTTGCCAAAGCCCTGGGCGTGACCACCGTGGCAGCGCAGGCTATGAAGGTTTATCGGGAACATCCCATTTTCTCTGAAGTTGTCTCGGACCAGGAAGCTGTGGCCGCTCTTGAGAAGTTTGTGG ATGATGAGAAGATCCTGGTGGAGCCCGCCTGTGGGGCCGCCCTGGCCGCCGTCTACAGCAACGTGATTCAGAAGCTGCAAGGAGAGGGGAAACTCCGCACCCCGCTGTCCTCCCTCGTGGTCATTGTTTGTGGGGGCAGCAACATCAGCCTGGCGCAGCTGGTGGCGCTCAAGAAGCAGCTGGGCATGGACGGGCTGTCCCAGTGA